The following coding sequences lie in one Rutidosis leptorrhynchoides isolate AG116_Rl617_1_P2 chromosome 4, CSIRO_AGI_Rlap_v1, whole genome shotgun sequence genomic window:
- the LOC139904029 gene encoding mechanosensitive ion channel protein 10-like, giving the protein MDANGKNIKTGEISMTENKKSGEVVVTISGEEKDIRISKGVPESPHRKSVDTYPENAVFMRSPNRPPKIPNPETLTRRKTLARSVYSKPKSRFGEQQTLIDHNMFAEMDEQVGQTSNSPVRSNRASPNGTPSKETVRTVSITPKTPFMASPGPAGSLDEDEEIYKKVNIRKNLKYKRVKMKVLFEWVVFLFLLGCLISSLTINELKRYKLWSLELWKWVVQIMVIICGMLVTNWLMHFIVLLIELNFLLRKKVLYFVHGLKKSVQVCIWLIVVLGTWTFLFNSQDVERSKTASKVLDYITWSIVALLVGGILWLLKTLLLKILATSFHVSNFFDRIQESIFLQYVMLTLSGPPVMESLEMVGASTSVSQMNLEVKRKGKETKTKEVIDVSKLHQIKREKVSAWTMKMLVDVISSSGLSTFSGVIEESAYERPSESADKEITNEMEAIAAAYHIFRNVAQPGSTYIEDLDLRRFMIKEEVDIVFPMIDVADKGQIDRKTLTEWVVKVYNGRKALAHALSDTKTAVKQLDKLVTAVLIVIVAVVWLLLTGIASTKVLVLLSSQLVVAAFIFGNTCKTIFEAIVFVFIMHPFDVGDRCCIDDVQLVVEEMNILTTVFLRYDNEKIYYPNSVLSTKPISNFYRSPDMSDKVEFAIDFATPFEKIGLLKEKLKKYLEKNPQLWHPNHNFVVQEIENINKIKVGFFFNHTINFQDYGEKSKRRSELVLEIKKLLEELKIKCYLLPQDVHLHHSDTTIAPTK; this is encoded by the exons ATGGATGCAAATGGTAAAAACATAAAAACAGGGGAAATAAGTATGACAGAGAACAAAAAGAGTGGTGAAGTGGTGGTAACAATCTCCGGTGAAGAGAAAGATATCAGAATTTCGAAAGGTGTTCCGGAATCACCTCACAGAAAGTCGGTTGACACGTACCCCGAAAATGCTGTTTTTATGCGAAGCCCAAACCGGCCTCCTAAAATTCCCAATCCCGAAACGTTAACCAGACGGAAGACATTAGCGAGATCGGTTTACTCGAAGCCAAAGTCTAGGTTTGGTGAACAACAAACTTTGATTGATCACAATATGTTTGCAGAAATGGATGAACAAGTTGGTCAAACTTCAAACTCGCCCGTTAGGTCGAATCGGGCTTCACCAAATGGTACACCGTCAAAGGAAACAGTAAGGACGGTTTCAATAACTCCGAAAACTCCATTCATGGCGTCACCGGGACCCGCAGGGTCGCTTGATGAAGATGAAGAGATTTACAAGAAGGTTAACATACGGAAGAATTTAAAGTACAAGAGGGTGAAGATGAAAGTTTTATTTGAATGGGTAGTGTTTCTGTTTCTTTTGGGCTGTTTAATTTCTAGTTTGACTATTAACGAATTGAAGCGTTATAAGTTATGGAGTTTGGAGTTATGGAAATGGGTTGTGCAGATAATGGTAATCATTTGTGGTATGTTAGTCACCAATTGGCTTATGCATTTCATCGTGTTGTTGATCGAATTGAATTTCTTGTTGAGGAAAAAGGTTTTGTATTTTGTTCACGGGTTGAAGAAGAGCGTTCAAGTATGTATATGGCTCATAGTCGTTCTTGGTACGTGGACGTTTTTGTTTAATAGCCAAGATGTTGAAAGATCGAAAACCGCAAGTAAGGTTTTGGACTATATTACATGGAGTATCGTTGCCCTATTGGTGGGTGGTATCTTGTGGCTTTTAAAGACTTTATTGCTAAAAATTCTGGCGACATCATTCCACGTCAGCAATTTCTTCGATAGGATTCAAGAATCGATCTTTCTTCAGTATGTTATGTTAACCCTCTCGGGCCCACCAGTTATGGAATCACTAGAAATGGTTGGGGCGAGTACAAGTGTTAGTCAGATGAATTTGGAGGTAAAAAGGAAGGGTAAAGAGACGAAAACGAAAGAAGTGATCGATGTGAGTAAATTACATCAGATAAAACGAGAAAAGGTGTCTGCTTGGACTATGAAAATGTTGGTTGATGTGATATCAAGTTCGGGGCTTTCGACTTTTTCTGGTGTGATTGAAGAAAGTGCGTATGAAAGACCGAGTGAGTCTGCAGATAAGGAGATTACTAATGAGATGGAAGCAATTGCTGCTGCTTATCATATTTTTAGAAATGTCGCGCAGCCTGGTTCTAC ATATATCGAAGATTTGGATTTAAGGAGATTCATGATCAAGGAAGAGGTAGATATTGTGTTTCCAATGATTGATGTGGCTGATAAAGGACAAATTGATCGTAAAACCTTAACAGAATGGGTG GTCAAAGTTTATAATGGTCGTAAAGCTTTAGCACACGCTTTAAGTGACACGAAAACAGCCGTAAAGCAGTTGGACAAGCTCGTTACTGCTGTCCTAATTGTTATCGTAGCAGTTGTGTGGCTTCTTTTGACAGGAATAGCTTCCACAAAAGTACTTGTTTTACTCTCATCACAGCTTGTTGTGGCTGCTTTTATATTTGGCAATACTTGCAAGACCATTTTTGAAGCTATCGTGTTCGTATTTATCATGCATCCATTTGACGTTGGTGACCGTTGTTGCATTGATGATGTTCAG TTGGTAGTTGAAGAGATGAATATCTTAACAACGGTTTTCTTGAGATATGATAATGAAAAGATATATTATCCGAATTCTGTTTTGTCTACGAAGCCCATCAGTAATTTCTATAGAAGCCCAGATATGAGCGATAAAGTGGAATTCGCTATTGATTTCGCTACACCGTTTGAGAAGATCGGGCTATTGAAAGAGAAGCTAaagaa GTATTTGGAGAAGAATCCGCAATTATGGCACCCGAATCACAATTTTGTTGTGCAGGAGATTGAAAATATAAACAAGATTAAGGTGGGCTTCTTTTTTAATCACACGATAAACTTTCAAGACTACGGTGAAAAGAGTAAGAGGAGAAGTGAGCTGGTTTTGGAGATAAAGAAACTACTTGAAGAGCTGAAAATCAAATGTTATCTCCTTCCACAAGACGTTCACTTGCATCATTCGGATACAACAATTGCACCCACGAAATAA